The Desulfarculaceae bacterium genome window below encodes:
- a CDS encoding glutaredoxin family protein: protein MGATRAVTIFKTPACGRCRAAKEFFAARGFAVEEVDVTASISAKRRMARLAPGARVVPVIAFEEEIEVGWRPDYWKKRLGEST from the coding sequence ATGGGGGCCACCCGAGCGGTGACCATTTTCAAGACCCCGGCCTGCGGGCGCTGCCGCGCGGCCAAGGAGTTCTTCGCGGCGCGGGGCTTCGCGGTGGAGGAGGTGGACGTGACCGCCTCCATCAGCGCCAAACGGCGCATGGCCCGCCTGGCCCCCGGAGCGCGGGTGGTGCCGGTTATCGCCTTTGAGGAAGAGATCGAGGTGGGCTGGCGGCCCGATTACTGGAAGAAGCGCCTGGG